Within the Phycodurus eques isolate BA_2022a chromosome 15, UOR_Pequ_1.1, whole genome shotgun sequence genome, the region GATCTGGACAACACTTCAAAATCATTCTTGAGACAATGCCTGGACTCTGCACaacattaatttgttttaagGTGGTTCGAGCACTTTTGATGCTTGATATTAAAGAACACAATAATACAGTTGTGACTGAACCGCAACTGTATTATTTCAAAACCCCCAATTTAATACAAAACAGCATTTGTAATTTGAGCTTCATTATTAGTGTCATGAAACTGCTTATGTTTGACGGTACCCTCAAGCAGGTTGTGAATATTCGCGATCAAAATGAACTTGGACATTTCTCACAACCACTAATAGGATATTAGCTCATAGTAGAAATGCGTGTGTGGCCCTTAAAAGGGCCTTTTGGTTGCCGTTGTGTTGAAACCGAATGACGGTTTAACCGCCGAAGCCGTAGAGTGTGCGTCCTTGCCGCTTGAGGGCGTAGACCACATCCATGGCGGTGACGGTCTTCCTCTTGGCGTGCTCGGTGTAGGTGACGGCGTCGCGGATGACGTTCTCCAGGAAGACCTTGAGCACGCCGCGGGTCTCCTCGTAGATGAGGCCCGAGATGCGCTTGACGCCGCCGCGGCGAGCCAGGCGGCGGATGGCGGGCTTGGTGATGCCCTGGATGTTGTCGCGGAGGACTTTGCGGTGACGCTTGGCGCCTCCTTTCCCCAAACCTTTGCCTCCCTTGCCGCGACCTGACATATTTAGCACGGTAACTTGTCACAAAGGAAACTGAAGTCAAAGCGCCTCGAGTCCAGCGTACTTATTATAAGACTGCGGACCTGAGCGAGGACAACTGATGCAATCTTGGCTGGCGGGaagctttttttcccaactTGGGAGGAGCTTAACGCTGATGATCTTCAAACGTGACTTCACCAGCAAGTATTTCGTATAAATATATAAGCAGTACTGTATAGAAGAAATTCTAAATCGTGAATAAACACATTCCGCCAAAACTCTTCTTGCTTGCAGATATCTTCCCTCCAGccaacaaaattattaaaatgaacaagtGTGAAATTTGGTTTGGGGGAACAACAAGGGAGGTTGCGACTTGCAGGAGCTGAACTTggctaaagaaaagaaaaaaaaaaaaaaaaaaagtagcctttgtgtatataaaaataaaaaactgcagcCATCAAAGGGAAGTTCCCTCGAGGTTGGGAACGTGCCTCTGGAGGCCCagaatataaattattttggcGAGATTGTTTCCCAAATACGAACGTTTGGGGATGGACTGAAATGGTTTGGCtagttaaaaatatttttcataaaatgatAGATTGTGCATTTATCAAGTATACATTCTTAATGAATTAGACAAtgtttcacattaaaaaaaaaaaaaaaaaaaaaaaaaaaaaaaagactatattAGAAGAGATTAAAGACGTACAGTGGTTGATTGCAGTGAGTCGACTCCCACTTTGGGGTACAGTTTCATAGTTTTGTAAAACTTACTGGACTAacattgcaaacaaacaaactttttcttctcccccccccccccgacaatTTAATGTTTTGCAGAAGAAAATATGTAAGACAAGAAAAGTGCAATGAGCATCAGTCAGACGGTCTCAGAAGCTCTAAATTTACCGGTCGGTCTACGTTCCTACTCTCCGCTATGGACACGATCCCCAGATCCCTAgatcgtgaccaaaagaacaagatcgtggatacgagcggccgaaatgagtttcctccgaaaggtgtccgggctctcccttagagaagagtaagatgaggtggctcgggtatCCGGTCAGGagacctccctggtgaggtgttccgggaacaTCCCGGAGGAAGGAGAACCCGGCCGGGGACAATCCAGGAAACACTGGAGAGGTTACATCCCCCAGCAGACCTGGGAACACCTCAGTATTCATCCTCGGAAGAGTtgggtgaagtggctggggacgGGGGAATCTGGGCTTCTGTACTTGATCTGCTGCTTCCGTAACCTGACCTCATaaacggaagaaaatggatggatacgtGAACCACTTATAAAAGGCTAAAATAGTCTATTTTACAAGAAGTGCATACCATACATTTTTTCATGTAAATGGAAGTCTTCAGGAAAGAGAATCTTTTCCTCGGAGTactacaagaaaaaataaaatgcagtcaaaaaaaaaaaaaaaaaaaaaatcatactgtAACATTTCaccaaaatgcaaaatatttactgtgatAAAGAAAATTAATTCCTTTGAAGTCAACATATGATCGAACAGATTTGGAGGGGGCAGGGTTATTGTACAGAAGCCTTGACTAAAAGGAGACCAGAGAATGACACCGCATTTATCTATATCATAAAGCAAATAATATTCAATGGAGCTTTTGCTCTCTTTGAAATGAGTGGCTGGCTCTTAAAAGAACCGTTGTGGCAGAGTAGTTGTCCAGCAGTCCTACTTGGGCTTGATGGCCTTCTCGGTCTTCTTGGGCAGCAGAACCGCCTGGATGTTGGGCAACACGCCGCCCTGAGCGATAGTGACACCGCCTAGAAGTTTGTTGAGCTCCTCGTCATTGCGGACAGCCAGCTGCAAATGGCGTGGGATGATTCTGGTCTTCTTGTTGTCGCGAGCAGCGTTTCCGGCCAGCTCCAAAATCTCAGCTGTCAAGTACTCGAGCACGGCCGCCAGGTAGACCGGAGCGCCGGCGCCGATACGCTCGGCGTAGTTGCCTTTGCGGAGAAGCCTGTGAACCCGACCAACTGGGAACTGCAGCCCTGCACGGGACGAACGAGTCTTGGACTTCGCCCTTGCCTTTCCGGACTTTCCACGACCagacattttataattttaaacTTGACTTGAAGATGACGTTCAAGCAAATTTTCTCTGTCTCGAATAGTTCGACGAGTGTTAGCGTTCCGGGGCGGTTGACTTTATACATACGTTTGCTGCTCGATGATTGGCTATCTCAAGCGGGGAAAAGGTTGTCCAATCAGCAAGGAGTTCATGTTGAAACTGCTCCGCCTTCTAAATAGTTTCCACCGCCTGTCCTTTGAAATGCAGTGTTGACACGTTTGAATTTAAATGGGCCTGAAAAAAAAGGAGCTTTGAAGTTCACACACTGGTACGTCTTTATTCCGATATTAAACGTAAGCTATGGTCGCTTTGATGTTCTGTTTGTTTATTACGAAGTACGACAC harbors:
- the LOC133413820 gene encoding histone H2A-like isoform X1, with amino-acid sequence MSGRGKSGKARAKSKTRSSRAGLQFPVGRVHRLLRKGNYAERIGAGAPVYLAAVLEYLTAEILELAGNAARDNKKTRIIPRHLQLAVRNDEELNKLLGGVTIAQGGVLPNIQAVLLPKKTEKAIKPNTPRKRFSFLKTSIYMKKCYGSSRSSTEAQIPPSPATSPNSSEDEY
- the LOC133413823 gene encoding histone H4 is translated as MSGRGKGGKGLGKGGAKRHRKVLRDNIQGITKPAIRRLARRGGVKRISGLIYEETRGVLKVFLENVIRDAVTYTEHAKRKTVTAMDVVYALKRQGRTLYGFGG